The proteins below come from a single Candidatus Chlamydia sanziniae genomic window:
- a CDS encoding DUF5398 family protein, with protein MFNMENTTAKEEKDSQSLLDLEKNMHDLSKAQEIKMNVQEKVQKLNSALREGSDKDAFEQQQALLAGYLALQKVLGRINRKMI; from the coding sequence ATGTTCAATATGGAAAACACAACAGCAAAAGAAGAAAAAGATTCTCAATCGCTGTTGGATTTAGAAAAAAACATGCACGATCTGAGCAAGGCTCAAGAAATCAAAATGAATGTACAAGAAAAAGTACAAAAATTGAATTCAGCTCTTCGAGAAGGTTCTGATAAAGACGCTTTTGAACAACAGCAAGCATTATTAGCAGGATACCTGGCTCTACAGAAAGTTCTCGGGCGGATCAACCGCAAAATGATATAA
- a CDS encoding KH domain-containing protein — protein MKEFLEYIIKNLVDRPEEVHIKEVQGTHTIIYELSAAKPDIGKIIGKEGRTIKAIRTLLVSVASRNNVRVSLEIMEDK, from the coding sequence ATGAAAGAATTTTTAGAATATATTATCAAAAATCTTGTTGATCGTCCTGAAGAAGTCCACATTAAAGAAGTTCAAGGTACACATACCATTATCTATGAATTGAGTGCTGCGAAACCTGATATTGGAAAAATCATTGGTAAAGAAGGACGTACAATTAAAGCCATCCGCACGTTATTAGTTTCTGTTGCGAGCAGAAATAATGTTCGGGTAAGCTTGGAAATCATGGAAGACAAATAA
- a CDS encoding DNA gyrase subunit A, with product MCDISDLFKLHFMHYASYVILERAIPHILDGLKPVQRRLLWTLFLMDNGKMHKVANIAGRTMAFHPHGDAPITEALVVLANKGYLIDTQGNFGNPITGDPHAAARYIEARLSPLARETLFNTQLMSFQNSYDSREKEPVVFPAKLPLLLLHGVDGIAVGMTTKIFPHNFTELLKAQIAILNNRHVTVLPDFPSGGIMDARNYQDGLGSVTIRVSIDIVDDKTLIIKEICPLSTTETLIRSIENAAKRGILKIDSIQDFSTHAPYIEIKLPKGTYASEILPPLFEHTECEVVLHSKPTAIYNNQPIESSISEILKLHTESLQKYLQKELQLLYEQLSLEHHYKILEYIFIKHKLYDQVRDSLSAQNSIASSKDVHEAVLSVLDPWLTYFSSPLTKQDTTQLASLTIKKILCFNEEAYTKELKTIEKKQAVIQKDLNKMKQVTIKYLKNLLERYSTLGVRKTQIASFSTKAAYAGIKACSH from the coding sequence ATGTGTGATATTTCAGATCTCTTCAAATTGCATTTTATGCACTATGCTTCCTATGTAATTTTAGAAAGAGCTATTCCTCATATTCTTGATGGCTTAAAACCAGTGCAACGTCGTTTGCTCTGGACATTGTTTCTTATGGACAATGGAAAAATGCACAAAGTTGCCAATATTGCAGGAAGGACGATGGCTTTCCATCCCCATGGGGATGCTCCCATTACAGAAGCTCTTGTCGTCTTAGCAAATAAAGGTTATCTTATCGATACGCAGGGCAACTTCGGAAATCCCATCACAGGAGATCCTCATGCAGCTGCACGTTATATCGAAGCGCGCCTCAGTCCTTTAGCAAGAGAAACCTTGTTTAATACACAATTAATGTCTTTTCAAAATTCCTATGACAGTAGGGAAAAGGAACCCGTTGTGTTTCCGGCAAAACTTCCCTTACTTTTACTCCATGGTGTGGATGGCATTGCTGTAGGCATGACAACGAAGATTTTCCCCCACAATTTTACAGAACTTCTCAAAGCACAAATTGCCATTTTGAATAACCGTCACGTTACCGTACTTCCAGACTTTCCTTCAGGAGGTATTATGGATGCGCGCAACTACCAAGATGGTTTAGGCTCTGTTACCATCCGCGTTTCTATAGATATAGTCGATGATAAAACTTTGATCATTAAAGAAATCTGTCCTTTATCCACTACAGAAACACTCATTCGCTCTATAGAAAATGCTGCGAAACGCGGCATACTTAAAATCGATTCTATCCAAGATTTTTCCACACATGCACCTTATATTGAAATTAAGCTGCCTAAAGGAACCTACGCTTCAGAAATTTTACCTCCCTTATTTGAGCATACGGAGTGCGAAGTTGTCCTTCATTCCAAACCCACGGCAATTTACAATAATCAACCTATAGAAAGTTCCATATCCGAGATTCTTAAACTTCACACAGAAAGTTTACAAAAATACCTTCAAAAAGAGCTGCAATTACTCTATGAGCAGCTTTCCTTAGAGCATCATTATAAAATCTTAGAGTATATTTTCATTAAACATAAACTCTACGATCAAGTAAGAGACTCCTTATCAGCACAAAATAGCATTGCCTCTTCCAAAGATGTGCACGAGGCAGTCTTATCCGTTCTTGATCCTTGGTTAACCTACTTTTCTAGTCCCCTAACAAAACAGGATACAACGCAGCTTGCTTCTTTAACCATTAAGAAAATCCTCTGCTTTAACGAAGAAGCCTACACTAAAGAACTCAAAACAATAGAAAAAAAACAAGCAGTTATACAAAAAGATCTAAACAAAATGAAACAAGTAACAATTAAATACTTAAAAAACCTCTTAGAGCGTTATAGCACTTTAGGTGTAAGAAAAACACAAATTGCAAGTTTTAGTACAAAAGCAGCTTATGCGGGAATAAAAGCATGCTCACATTAA
- a CDS encoding glutamyl-tRNA reductase, with product MVLGVVGISYREATLKKRERIIEYIRAFDKDRFLTQRLLGRGGTFISLITCHRVEIYYYSKTPEITQLILASSFASRDVQPYCYRDIFCFNHLFHVTSGIESLILGETEIQGQVKRAYLKASAQRQLPFDLHFLFQKALKEGKNFRSQTPIPLPGISIESVVQETLHLHDKSVKSNLLFIGYSDINRRVAKSLYREGYRNITFCSRQKLAIPYPVLPRHTLSFHYPYDIIFFGSSESQKHFNELSLDNLISIPERIVFDFNVPRTFSWKEQPRGFVCLDMDFISECLQRRIQSHAQDTNKVKLSLTFAAEKQWEVYQKKSSYLFQNQVQAAHINSALSC from the coding sequence ATGGTGTTAGGAGTTGTTGGAATCAGCTATCGTGAAGCCACTTTAAAAAAACGAGAACGTATTATTGAGTATATACGAGCTTTTGATAAGGATAGATTTTTGACACAGCGGCTTTTAGGACGAGGAGGAACATTTATTTCTCTTATTACTTGTCATCGTGTGGAAATATATTACTACTCAAAAACTCCAGAAATCACTCAGCTCATACTAGCATCTTCATTTGCTTCTAGAGACGTTCAACCTTATTGCTATAGAGATATCTTCTGTTTCAATCATTTATTTCATGTTACCAGTGGTATAGAGAGTTTGATTCTTGGCGAAACAGAAATTCAAGGGCAGGTAAAGCGCGCCTATCTTAAGGCTTCAGCGCAACGTCAGTTGCCTTTTGATCTTCATTTTCTATTTCAAAAGGCTCTTAAAGAAGGGAAAAATTTTCGCTCACAAACCCCAATTCCCCTTCCAGGAATTTCTATTGAATCTGTAGTTCAGGAAACTCTGCATCTACATGATAAATCGGTAAAATCTAATCTTTTGTTTATAGGGTATTCGGATATTAATAGAAGAGTTGCGAAGAGTTTATATAGGGAAGGCTATCGAAATATCACCTTTTGTTCACGCCAAAAATTAGCGATTCCTTATCCTGTTTTACCTCGACACACTCTCTCATTTCATTATCCTTATGATATTATTTTTTTTGGTTCTTCAGAATCTCAAAAACATTTCAATGAACTTTCTTTAGACAATTTAATCAGTATTCCAGAGCGTATAGTCTTTGATTTTAATGTTCCCCGGACTTTTTCTTGGAAAGAACAACCACGAGGTTTCGTCTGCTTGGATATGGATTTCATAAGTGAATGTCTACAAAGAAGAATACAGTCTCATGCGCAAGATACAAATAAGGTAAAACTTTCTTTAACTTTTGCTGCTGAAAAACAGTGGGAAGTTTATCAAAAAAAGAGCTCATATCTATTTCAGAACCAGGTTCAAGCTGCTCACATCAATTCTGCCTTAAGCTGCTGA
- the cdsF gene encoding type III secretion system protein CdsF: MTTSNSCSAFNFNKMLEGVCKYVQGVQQYLTELETSTQGTVDLGTMFNLQFRMQILSQYMESVSNVLTAVNTEMITMARAVKGS; encoded by the coding sequence ATGACTACTAGTAATAGTTGCTCGGCATTTAATTTTAATAAAATGCTTGAAGGCGTGTGTAAATATGTTCAGGGTGTCCAGCAATACTTAACAGAATTAGAGACATCAACACAAGGTACGGTTGACTTAGGAACTATGTTCAATTTGCAATTTCGTATGCAAATTTTGTCACAGTATATGGAGTCGGTCTCTAACGTTTTGACAGCTGTAAATACGGAGATGATCACAATGGCTCGAGCTGTTAAAGGAAGTTAA
- a CDS encoding DNA topoisomerase IV subunit B, whose amino-acid sequence MAAYTEASVLSLASLEHIRLRAGMYIGRLGDGSQPEDGIYTLFKEVIDNSIDEFIMGHGSTIKISLEKQHITIQDQGRGIPLGKLLDCVSRINTGAKYTQDVFHFSVGLNGVGLKAVNALSAIFSVRSVRKKKYHFATFCCGVLQQSLQGATKDRDGTTITFIPDAKIFSDFVFEPEFLRKKIRQYTYLHPNLEIVFNDEVFISHEGLKDLFKEEISEETLYSPIFFQHEDFSFLFTHVESHGERYFSFVNGQETVDGGTHLTAFKEAIAKGINEFFGKTFVTNDIREGLVGCIAIKLASPIFESQTKNKLGNTQIRTPLVKDIKQAILMFLGKNRTTANCLLEKIKLNQKARKNTQFLKQDLKDKQKKVHYKIPKLRDCKFHYNERSLYGEASSIFLTEGESASASILASRDPLTQAVFSLRGKPMNVFSLEEEKMYKNDELFYLATALGVTKNSTERLRYNKVILATDADVDGMHIRNLLITFFLKTFLPLVENRHLFILETPLFKVRNKDRTVYCYSEQEKSQAVESFGKKEASLEITRFKGLGEISPKEFQAFIGPKIRLTPVIVTSIEGVPSILQFYMGKNTKERKQFIMNNLIIDL is encoded by the coding sequence ATGGCGGCATACACAGAAGCAAGTGTTCTCTCCTTAGCATCTTTGGAACATATTCGTTTAAGAGCAGGAATGTATATTGGTAGACTCGGTGATGGTTCCCAACCCGAAGATGGAATTTATACTCTTTTTAAAGAAGTTATAGATAACAGCATTGACGAATTTATTATGGGACATGGGAGCACTATAAAAATATCTTTAGAGAAACAACACATTACGATTCAAGATCAAGGACGCGGGATTCCTTTAGGGAAACTCCTTGATTGTGTTTCTAGAATCAACACTGGAGCAAAATATACTCAAGATGTTTTTCATTTTTCAGTTGGATTGAATGGTGTTGGTCTTAAAGCAGTCAATGCACTTTCTGCGATATTTTCTGTACGCTCTGTACGCAAAAAAAAATATCATTTTGCTACTTTTTGCTGTGGTGTATTGCAACAATCCTTGCAAGGAGCCACAAAAGATCGCGATGGAACGACAATTACTTTTATACCAGACGCGAAAATTTTTTCTGATTTTGTTTTTGAGCCTGAATTTTTAAGAAAAAAAATTCGGCAATATACGTATTTGCATCCAAATCTAGAAATTGTTTTCAATGATGAAGTCTTTATTTCTCACGAAGGCCTTAAAGATTTATTCAAAGAAGAAATCTCTGAAGAGACCCTCTACTCTCCTATTTTCTTTCAACATGAAGACTTCTCTTTTCTCTTCACACATGTAGAAAGTCATGGTGAACGTTATTTTTCTTTTGTCAATGGTCAAGAAACTGTGGATGGTGGCACACATCTCACAGCATTTAAAGAGGCAATTGCCAAGGGGATAAATGAATTTTTTGGAAAGACTTTTGTTACTAACGATATTCGAGAAGGACTTGTAGGTTGTATAGCAATAAAATTAGCCTCTCCTATTTTTGAATCCCAAACGAAAAATAAATTAGGGAATACGCAAATCCGCACTCCTTTAGTGAAAGATATCAAGCAAGCGATTCTTATGTTTTTAGGAAAAAACCGCACGACGGCAAATTGCCTTTTAGAAAAAATTAAACTCAACCAAAAAGCACGTAAAAACACACAATTCCTAAAACAAGATCTCAAAGACAAGCAAAAGAAAGTTCATTATAAAATTCCAAAACTACGGGATTGTAAGTTTCATTATAATGAGCGTTCTCTTTATGGTGAAGCTTCTTCAATTTTTCTTACTGAAGGCGAATCTGCATCTGCGTCTATTCTTGCTTCTAGGGACCCTCTTACGCAAGCAGTTTTTTCTCTACGTGGGAAACCTATGAACGTGTTTTCATTAGAAGAAGAGAAAATGTATAAGAATGATGAATTATTTTATCTCGCAACAGCTCTTGGCGTTACAAAAAATAGTACAGAACGCTTACGTTACAATAAAGTTATTCTTGCTACCGATGCTGATGTAGATGGAATGCACATCCGTAATCTTTTAATTACTTTTTTTCTAAAAACCTTTTTACCACTTGTAGAAAACCGTCATCTCTTTATTTTAGAAACACCTTTATTTAAAGTGCGCAATAAGGATAGAACCGTTTATTGTTATTCTGAACAAGAAAAATCCCAAGCTGTAGAAAGTTTTGGTAAAAAAGAAGCTTCTTTAGAAATCACAAGATTCAAAGGATTGGGGGAAATCTCTCCTAAAGAATTCCAAGCTTTTATCGGCCCTAAGATACGCTTGACTCCTGTAATTGTAACCTCGATAGAAGGCGTCCCTTCGATATTACAATTTTACATGGGGAAAAACACAAAAGAAAGAAAACAGTTCATTATGAATAATCTAATTATCGACCTATAA
- the sctD gene encoding type III secretion system inner membrane ring subunit SctD: MAVRLVIDKGPLSGVIFILEDGDSWSIGRDPQTNDIPLEDPALASTQAVISKTDSGYFITNLDDAAPISINGITIKETTQLQHQDVLILGSNYYSFLLDEFDAEDIVYDFTFPEQNFSNVDAISDDNKKQGMTKQETRGHSKENSQKNTPSNQNNPSSITDKDQQLADTFLTSAKANKEQPGKKIDIESMTTPPPPPAKNNKKKVLQKELENQTTQNAPREDDKASPKNLPSKTASQDSSKNKSPLPPNVNEKPEEALQPRSIDKPQVEADHKENPKGKEEDPTAEEKVINDTKAKENEHVDNTDESVGDQDVKTEDEEEGNKKDSDPDKSDPDKKDTEQKEETKDTVLIPFSVHDLFRFDQEIFPAEIENHADKSLSIDLSQPSRFLLKVLAGANIGAEFHLDTGKSYILGTDPETCDIVFNDLSVSHQHAKITVGNDGSVNIEDLSSKNRVIVEGRKIEHIATLSPNQVVALGTTLFLLIDHQAPADTITASFSPEDYGLFGRHQNAEDLAERAAQEEEEKQKRATLPTGAFILTVFIGGLAILFGIATASLFHTKEVVPLENIDYQEDLTGIVNQFPTVRYTFNKTNNQLFLIGHVKNSTDKSELLYKIDALSFVKSVEENVIDDEAVWQEMNILLSKRPEFKGISMHSPEPGKFVITGYVKTEEQAACLVDYLNLHFNYLSLLENKVVIETQMLKAIAGHLLQAGFANIHVAFVNGEVILTGYVNNDAAERFRAVVQELSNIPGVRLVKNFAVLLPAEEGVIDLNLRYPNRYRVTGYSKYRDISINVVVNGRILTRGDVIDGMTVTSIQPNAIFLEKEGLKYKIEYNK; the protein is encoded by the coding sequence ATGGCAGTACGATTAGTTATTGATAAAGGCCCTTTGTCTGGTGTGATTTTTATCCTCGAAGATGGGGACAGTTGGTCTATAGGACGTGATCCTCAAACGAATGACATTCCTCTTGAAGATCCTGCATTAGCGTCTACACAAGCAGTCATCAGTAAAACAGACTCTGGGTACTTTATCACGAATCTGGATGATGCCGCTCCGATTTCTATAAATGGCATAACGATTAAGGAAACTACACAATTACAACACCAAGATGTTCTTATTTTAGGAAGTAATTACTATTCTTTTTTGTTAGATGAATTTGATGCTGAAGATATTGTGTATGATTTTACTTTCCCCGAACAAAATTTTTCTAATGTTGACGCTATTTCTGACGATAATAAAAAGCAAGGAATGACAAAACAAGAGACTCGGGGACACTCAAAAGAGAATTCTCAAAAAAATACTCCGTCTAATCAAAACAACCCGTCTTCAATTACAGATAAAGATCAACAACTTGCGGATACTTTCCTTACATCTGCAAAAGCAAATAAAGAACAACCTGGCAAGAAGATCGATATTGAAAGTATGACAACACCTCCACCCCCGCCAGCAAAAAACAATAAAAAAAAAGTCCTACAAAAAGAACTAGAAAACCAAACAACTCAAAACGCCCCAAGAGAAGACGATAAAGCTTCTCCTAAGAACCTTCCTTCAAAAACGGCTTCTCAAGACTCTTCTAAGAATAAGAGTCCTCTCCCGCCTAATGTAAACGAGAAACCTGAGGAAGCTTTACAACCCCGCTCTATAGATAAGCCACAAGTAGAAGCTGATCACAAAGAAAATCCTAAAGGTAAAGAAGAAGACCCTACTGCTGAAGAGAAAGTTATCAATGACACCAAGGCTAAAGAAAACGAACACGTTGACAACACGGATGAGTCCGTTGGGGATCAAGACGTAAAAACTGAGGACGAAGAGGAAGGGAATAAAAAAGATTCTGATCCAGATAAGTCTGATCCAGATAAGAAAGATACAGAACAAAAGGAAGAAACTAAAGATACAGTGCTAATTCCATTTAGTGTGCACGATCTCTTTCGATTTGATCAGGAGATTTTCCCTGCAGAAATAGAAAATCATGCAGATAAAAGCCTTTCTATAGACCTTTCCCAACCCTCGCGGTTTTTGCTTAAAGTGTTGGCAGGAGCAAATATTGGAGCTGAGTTTCACTTGGATACGGGGAAATCTTATATTTTAGGTACCGATCCTGAAACTTGTGATATTGTGTTTAATGACTTAAGTGTATCGCATCAGCATGCAAAAATTACTGTTGGAAATGATGGGAGTGTGAACATCGAAGATCTCAGCAGTAAAAACCGTGTGATCGTTGAGGGAAGAAAAATTGAGCATATAGCAACACTAAGTCCTAACCAAGTTGTTGCTCTGGGAACAACATTATTTTTACTTATAGATCATCAAGCTCCTGCGGATACAATAACTGCATCGTTTTCTCCAGAAGATTACGGCTTATTTGGCCGGCATCAAAATGCTGAAGACCTTGCAGAACGAGCCGCTCAGGAAGAAGAAGAAAAACAAAAACGTGCGACTCTTCCTACAGGTGCCTTTATTCTAACAGTATTTATTGGTGGACTAGCAATTCTTTTTGGAATAGCAACGGCTTCTCTTTTCCATACAAAAGAAGTTGTCCCTCTTGAAAATATTGATTATCAAGAAGATTTAACTGGTATCGTGAATCAGTTCCCTACGGTGCGTTATACATTCAATAAGACGAACAATCAACTCTTCTTAATAGGTCATGTGAAAAATAGCACAGATAAAAGTGAGTTGCTATATAAAATTGACGCTCTTTCTTTTGTGAAATCCGTGGAAGAGAATGTTATAGATGATGAAGCTGTTTGGCAGGAAATGAACATTCTTTTGTCGAAACGACCTGAGTTTAAAGGAATCAGTATGCATTCTCCAGAACCAGGAAAGTTTGTCATTACAGGATATGTAAAGACTGAAGAACAAGCTGCTTGTCTTGTAGATTATTTAAACCTGCATTTTAATTATCTTTCATTGCTAGAGAACAAAGTTGTTATTGAAACACAAATGTTAAAAGCAATCGCTGGCCATCTTCTTCAGGCAGGGTTTGCGAATATTCATGTAGCTTTTGTGAATGGCGAAGTGATCCTCACCGGATATGTGAATAATGATGCTGCAGAAAGATTCCGTGCTGTTGTTCAAGAATTATCCAATATTCCTGGAGTACGGCTTGTAAAGAATTTTGCTGTTTTACTTCCAGCTGAAGAGGGTGTCATAGATTTAAATTTGCGCTATCCCAATCGCTATCGTGTTACAGGATACTCAAAATATCGCGATATCAGTATCAATGTAGTTGTTAATGGAAGAATCTTAACGCGAGGAGATGTCATTGATGGTATGACGGTAACAAGTATTCAACCCAATGCGATTTTTTTAGAGAAGGAAGGGTTGAAATATAAAATAGAGTACAATAAATAA
- the kdsA gene encoding 3-deoxy-8-phosphooctulonate synthase: MFENKMILITGPCVIESEAIALKTAEKLQQLLAPYESRISWIFKSSYDKANRSSLASYRGPGLEKGLRILAKIKEMLHVQVLTDIHTPNEAYAAAEVCDILQIPAFLCRQTDLLVAAGETGAIINLKKGQFLSPWDMQGPIDKVLSTGNDKILLTERGYSFGYNNLISDMRSIAVLERTGFPVIFDATHSVQLPGALTTKSGGQTEFIPTLSRAALAAGAHGLFVEAHPTPKIAKSDAASMLSLSELENLLPGWDQLFTCINSLRMVPA; this comes from the coding sequence ATGTTCGAAAATAAAATGATCCTCATCACTGGTCCTTGCGTAATTGAAAGCGAAGCGATTGCACTAAAAACTGCGGAAAAATTGCAACAACTACTTGCACCTTATGAAAGCCGCATCTCATGGATTTTCAAAAGTAGTTATGATAAAGCAAATCGTTCTTCGTTAGCATCGTATCGAGGTCCAGGCCTAGAAAAAGGATTACGCATTCTTGCTAAGATTAAAGAAATGCTACACGTACAAGTTCTTACAGATATCCATACACCTAACGAAGCATATGCAGCAGCTGAAGTTTGCGATATACTACAGATCCCTGCCTTTCTCTGCCGTCAAACCGACCTTCTTGTTGCTGCAGGTGAGACAGGGGCAATTATAAATTTAAAAAAAGGTCAATTCCTATCCCCTTGGGATATGCAAGGTCCTATCGATAAGGTTCTCTCCACAGGAAATGATAAAATCCTACTCACAGAGAGAGGTTATTCCTTTGGGTATAATAATCTTATCTCAGATATGCGTTCTATAGCAGTGCTGGAACGTACGGGATTTCCTGTAATTTTTGATGCCACACACTCTGTGCAACTTCCTGGAGCTCTCACAACAAAAAGTGGAGGTCAAACAGAATTTATCCCCACTTTAAGTCGAGCTGCACTTGCTGCAGGAGCTCATGGCCTTTTTGTAGAAGCCCATCCCACTCCAAAGATAGCAAAAAGCGATGCTGCTTCCATGTTATCTCTAAGTGAGTTAGAGAATCTTCTCCCGGGTTGGGATCAACTATTCACCTGTATCAACTCCTTGAGGATGGTCCCCGCATGA
- a CDS encoding DUF1137 domain-containing protein → MTKFLFHGLLYSLGILLLACGTLIAIIKVDQICDVSCMNKHFEEAPPFLKIKKLGIQKKICSPEHQFFNCHVDKSYIELYLPYPNYSCKEYLSKISGAIQTRDAEKFMKFQGNSGLLNYQDCSLNIYDCRFCLDSSDPASLEDTNASGGMKMLSLSLLRG, encoded by the coding sequence ATGACCAAATTCCTATTTCATGGTCTTCTCTATTCTCTGGGGATTCTGCTCTTAGCTTGCGGGACTTTAATCGCAATCATTAAAGTAGATCAGATATGCGATGTTTCCTGCATGAATAAACATTTTGAGGAAGCCCCCCCGTTTCTAAAGATAAAAAAATTAGGAATTCAGAAGAAAATTTGTTCTCCAGAGCATCAGTTTTTTAATTGTCATGTAGATAAATCTTATATAGAACTCTATCTCCCCTACCCAAACTATTCCTGCAAAGAATATCTTTCGAAAATTTCAGGAGCTATTCAGACTCGAGATGCTGAAAAGTTCATGAAATTTCAAGGCAATTCAGGCTTATTGAACTACCAAGATTGCTCATTAAATATTTATGATTGTCGTTTCTGTCTGGATTCTTCCGACCCTGCATCGTTAGAGGACACCAATGCCTCTGGAGGTATGAAAATGCTATCCTTATCTCTTCTTAGGGGATAA
- a CDS encoding RluA family pseudouridine synthase yields MVNPKLSFTVSDVGTHERLDKYLALVYPQYSRAFYQQHILGKLVQVNGKVHTKVATRLFLGDTITIEIQEKEKPLELIPEAITLNKIYEDSSILVVNKPRSMVVHPAPGHSEGTLVHALLHYMGEKLKEEFPDEPWRPGIVHRLDKDTSGLIITAKTRQAKKMYGELFTIKRLKKNYLALCIGKAVDTTVHTHLGRHHNKRKEMAVVAEGKEAITHCQVLAFNGQLSLVLLSPETGRTHQLRVHMKHLGTPILGDPLYGIQSINQRYTLDKQQLHAYSLDFIHPETCQPLKLTAALPEDMFTLILKEFHGNATIVNNKLLELVKNNNALK; encoded by the coding sequence ATGGTAAATCCAAAACTTTCTTTCACTGTGAGTGACGTTGGAACTCATGAGCGTTTGGATAAATACCTTGCTTTGGTATATCCTCAATACTCTCGAGCTTTCTATCAACAGCATATTTTAGGTAAGCTTGTCCAAGTCAATGGCAAAGTGCACACTAAGGTAGCAACACGCCTTTTTCTTGGAGATACAATCACCATAGAAATTCAAGAGAAAGAAAAGCCTCTAGAACTGATTCCTGAAGCGATTACCTTAAATAAAATTTATGAAGATTCCTCAATTTTAGTGGTCAATAAACCTAGAAGCATGGTGGTTCATCCTGCACCTGGCCATTCTGAAGGAACTCTTGTTCATGCTTTACTCCATTACATGGGAGAGAAGTTAAAAGAAGAGTTCCCCGACGAACCCTGGCGTCCAGGGATTGTGCACCGATTAGATAAGGATACCTCTGGGCTTATCATTACAGCAAAAACACGTCAGGCCAAAAAAATGTATGGAGAACTTTTTACTATTAAACGTTTAAAAAAAAATTATCTAGCCCTATGTATAGGAAAAGCTGTCGACACTACAGTGCACACACATCTAGGTCGACATCACAACAAGCGCAAGGAAATGGCTGTTGTTGCTGAAGGAAAGGAAGCCATTACTCATTGCCAAGTACTTGCATTTAACGGACAGCTAAGTCTAGTATTGTTATCCCCAGAAACAGGACGAACGCATCAACTTAGGGTGCATATGAAGCACTTAGGAACTCCTATTTTAGGGGATCCGCTTTATGGTATTCAATCAATTAACCAACGTTATACCCTTGACAAACAACAGTTGCATGCCTATAGCTTAGATTTTATTCATCCTGAAACTTGTCAACCCCTCAAACTCACAGCTGCTTTACCTGAAGACATGTTTACTCTTATATTAAAAGAATTTCATGGTAATGCAACTATTGTAAATAATAAACTCCTAGAGTTAGTTAAAAATAATAATGCATTAAAGTAA
- a CDS encoding CesT family type III secretion system chaperone, with amino-acid sequence MLEKLIKNFATYMGITSTLEFDADGAYVLPISEVIKIRVQQNADNDIVLEASLGILPPSADTTKVYLRMMVGNLFGKETGGSALGLNPEGFIVMVRKFSGEITYDDFVRHMESFMNFSETWLEDLELSKAQ; translated from the coding sequence ATGTTGGAAAAGTTAATAAAAAATTTTGCCACGTATATGGGTATAACGTCAACTCTCGAGTTTGATGCTGATGGAGCCTATGTGCTGCCTATAAGTGAAGTAATTAAGATCCGGGTGCAGCAAAATGCGGATAATGACATTGTTTTGGAGGCTTCTTTAGGAATCTTGCCTCCTTCTGCCGATACAACAAAAGTATACTTACGAATGATGGTGGGAAATTTATTCGGAAAAGAAACAGGAGGCAGTGCTTTAGGATTGAATCCGGAAGGTTTCATTGTCATGGTGCGTAAATTTTCAGGAGAAATCACATATGATGATTTTGTACGTCATATGGAGAGTTTCATGAATTTTTCAGAAACTTGGTTAGAAGATCTTGAATTAAGTAAGGCGCAATAA